One Pleurocapsa sp. PCC 7327 DNA segment encodes these proteins:
- a CDS encoding MFS transporter has product MLKLPGDVAIVKTRKLSVSETLTPPNSTDRLDDAIAIAESAFIAPSAKPAKQQIRSSLKASTYDSIFSTIFSCATGDVLLSNFLLNLGATSVEIGYLAAIPMLANFLQPVGAYLADRTISRRWYNFRVFSPARMLWMILVLGIIGFGAHLFEAHQLIQWTLLISLFTHTCSAMGSASWVSWMAVLVPRRLRGRYFGLRNSMANLTNLFCVPLLGMIMSYWGGGTIQAYSLVLTLAVLAGIVSLSFQLLMADVNPQAASKAIAPESDSSVLQPPAFVSLLRDTNFLKYLFYYGVWMFAINLSLPFFNVYLLKNLGLDIGCVTIYSSLNAGANVLMLLIWGKLADHIGNRRVLLSVGILVAAIPLLWLGVNTDRLSVWLWLPLLYVLWGSAWSAIDLCSNNLQMAIAPIGKSSSSYFATAAAISGLGGALGTTIGGFLSQYASFGGIDGLFILSAVLRLVALLPLIFVREPGRQSPSLLLS; this is encoded by the coding sequence ATGCTCAAATTACCCGGAGATGTTGCCATCGTAAAAACCCGAAAGCTATCGGTTTCAGAGACGCTAACCCCACCAAACAGTACCGATAGGTTGGACGACGCGATCGCTATTGCAGAGAGCGCTTTTATCGCTCCATCTGCCAAACCTGCCAAACAACAGATCCGCAGCAGCCTCAAAGCTTCAACCTACGATAGCATTTTCTCGACGATTTTCTCCTGCGCAACGGGCGATGTTTTACTGAGCAATTTCTTGCTAAATTTGGGAGCTACGAGCGTAGAAATTGGTTATTTAGCAGCAATCCCCATGTTAGCCAATTTTCTCCAACCCGTAGGCGCATACTTGGCAGATCGAACGATTAGCCGTCGTTGGTATAACTTTCGAGTTTTCAGTCCGGCGCGAATGTTATGGATGATTTTAGTCTTAGGAATTATTGGTTTTGGGGCGCATCTATTTGAGGCGCACCAACTGATTCAATGGACGCTATTAATTTCCCTATTTACCCATACTTGCAGCGCTATGGGCAGCGCTTCTTGGGTTAGCTGGATGGCAGTCTTGGTTCCCCGACGCTTGCGGGGGCGATATTTTGGACTGCGCAATAGTATGGCGAATCTAACTAACTTGTTTTGCGTGCCTTTACTGGGAATGATAATGTCTTATTGGGGAGGCGGAACGATTCAAGCCTACAGTCTGGTCTTAACTCTGGCAGTCTTGGCAGGGATTGTTAGTTTGAGCTTTCAGTTGTTGATGGCAGATGTCAATCCACAGGCAGCAAGCAAAGCGATCGCGCCTGAGTCAGATTCTTCAGTTCTCCAACCGCCTGCATTTGTCAGTCTCCTGAGAGATACTAACTTCCTTAAATATCTATTCTATTACGGCGTATGGATGTTTGCGATTAACCTCAGCCTTCCTTTTTTCAATGTTTATCTCCTCAAAAACTTAGGACTGGATATTGGTTGCGTGACCATCTATAGTAGTCTCAACGCAGGGGCTAATGTCTTGATGCTGCTGATATGGGGAAAATTGGCAGACCACATCGGCAATCGTCGGGTGTTGCTGTCGGTAGGAATTTTAGTTGCCGCAATCCCTTTACTGTGGCTGGGGGTTAATACCGATAGGCTTTCTGTTTGGCTATGGCTGCCCCTATTATACGTGCTTTGGGGCAGCGCTTGGTCAGCAATCGATCTTTGCTCTAATAATTTACAAATGGCGATCGCGCCTATCGGGAAGTCATCGTCGAGTTATTTTGCAACTGCGGCTGCTATCAGCGGCTTGGGAGGTGCATTGGGCACGACTATTGGAGGCTTCTTGAGTCAATACGCTTCTTTCGGCGGCATTGACGGACTGTTTATTCTTTCTGCCGTACTGCGCCTGGTAGCGCTCTTACCCTTAATCTTTGTCCGCGAACCAGGGAGACAATCCCCTTCTCTTCTGCTTTCCTAA
- the hflX gene encoding GTPase HflX, which yields MPIDTIYGNLQGLKPSQIKQLQRLYHQRLPGDRFTTPEFAQRLAAISTEIDRPVCAYVNRRGQIVRVGIGTPRQTQIPALELPRYGAERLCGIRCIATKLKAEPPKEASLTAMVLQRLDALVVLTLTGTGFERRGGGATGYVKEAFIAHLLPPSDLNPDNRYYWTVSAPMNLDVLARQDFLDLVEGLEAEFQREYVAQQVDADRDRAIVVGLKTEDMSDDEFKTGLAELERLVDTAGGEVLDTIRQKRPRPDSQTVVGAGKVEEIALKVQTLGANLVVFDRDLSPAQVRNLETQFGIRVVDRTEVILDIFAQRAQSRAGKLQVELAQLEYMLPRLTGRGRAMSRLGGGIGTRGPGETKLETERRTIQRRIARLQQEVNELQAHRSRLRKQRQKKEVPSVAIVGYTNAGKSTLINALTNAEVYVADRLFATLDPTTRRLLVPDPETGESRTILLTDTVGFIHELPPSLVDAFRATLEEVTEADALLHVVDLSHRAWHAQLRSVMAILAEMPLTPGPMLIAFNKIDRVDSETLERAKEEFPLAVFISATERFGLETLTEKLGQLVHYAMAQ from the coding sequence ATGCCTATCGATACCATCTACGGAAACCTACAGGGTCTGAAGCCCAGCCAAATCAAACAACTACAACGACTGTACCATCAGCGCTTACCTGGCGATCGCTTTACTACGCCGGAATTTGCCCAACGGCTGGCAGCGATTAGCACGGAGATCGATCGCCCCGTCTGTGCCTATGTCAATCGTCGGGGACAGATCGTTCGCGTGGGCATAGGAACCCCTCGCCAAACCCAAATCCCCGCCCTCGAACTACCTCGTTACGGTGCGGAACGACTTTGCGGCATTCGTTGTATCGCCACCAAACTTAAAGCCGAACCGCCCAAAGAAGCTAGTCTCACAGCGATGGTGTTGCAGCGATTGGATGCATTGGTCGTGCTAACCCTGACAGGAACGGGGTTTGAACGACGCGGTGGCGGCGCGACGGGCTATGTCAAGGAAGCTTTCATCGCCCATCTTCTGCCTCCATCAGACCTCAACCCAGATAACCGCTACTATTGGACGGTTTCTGCGCCTATGAATCTGGACGTTCTTGCCAGACAGGATTTTCTAGATTTAGTCGAAGGTTTGGAAGCAGAATTCCAACGGGAATACGTCGCGCAACAAGTCGATGCCGATCGCGATCGCGCGATCGTTGTTGGCTTAAAGACCGAGGACATGAGTGACGATGAATTTAAAACGGGTTTGGCAGAACTGGAACGGCTAGTAGATACGGCTGGCGGAGAAGTTTTGGATACCATTCGACAAAAGCGTCCTCGTCCCGATTCGCAAACAGTCGTCGGCGCGGGCAAGGTAGAAGAAATTGCTCTCAAAGTTCAGACTCTGGGCGCAAATTTAGTCGTTTTCGATCGCGATTTGTCTCCTGCCCAAGTCCGCAACCTAGAAACTCAATTCGGGATTCGCGTAGTCGATCGCACCGAAGTAATTTTAGATATCTTTGCCCAACGCGCCCAATCCCGGGCGGGAAAATTACAGGTCGAACTGGCACAGCTAGAATACATGCTGCCTCGCCTGACAGGTCGAGGACGGGCAATGTCTCGTCTAGGCGGTGGGATCGGCACTAGAGGTCCTGGAGAAACCAAATTAGAAACCGAACGCCGTACCATTCAGCGCCGCATTGCCCGCCTGCAACAAGAAGTCAACGAACTCCAGGCGCACCGTTCCCGCTTGCGCAAACAACGCCAAAAGAAAGAAGTGCCCAGCGTGGCTATTGTCGGCTATACCAATGCGGGTAAGTCTACCCTAATTAACGCCTTGACGAATGCTGAGGTCTATGTAGCCGATCGACTGTTTGCGACCCTCGATCCGACGACTCGGCGGCTGCTAGTGCCCGATCCTGAGACAGGGGAATCTCGAACGATCCTGCTAACCGACACGGTAGGATTTATTCACGAACTTCCTCCTTCTCTGGTGGATGCTTTCCGTGCCACCCTCGAAGAAGTGACCGAAGCCGATGCCCTGCTTCACGTCGTCGATTTGTCCCATCGGGCTTGGCACGCCCAGTTGCGATCGGTCATGGCGATTCTTGCCGAGATGCCCCTGACACCGGGACCGATGCTGATTGCTTTTAACAAAATCGATCGCGTCGATAGCGAGACGCTAGAACGAGCCAAGGAAGAATTTCCACTGGCTGTCTTTATTTCTGCAACTGAGCGTTTCGGATTAGAAACCCTCACAGAGAAATTGGGTCAGTTGGTTCACTATGCAATGGCGCAATGA
- a CDS encoding RNA-guided endonuclease TnpB family protein, with the protein MRLEKRKVEPESFFLKKIARLHQKIARQRKQFHFETAQDLLKQSDVIFIEDLDIKNMSKRNKPKTDEQGKFLPNKQAQKSGMNKSFWDAGLGQFIEILMYKAEKAGAKVIKVNPRGTSQYCSNCLNKVTKTLSDRWHSCPCGCELDRDTNAAILIKKVGLGIASLKNARKSIEDPEKPAA; encoded by the coding sequence TTGAGACTAGAAAAAAGAAAAGTAGAGCCAGAAAGCTTCTTTTTAAAAAAAATAGCTAGGCTGCATCAAAAGATAGCTAGACAAAGAAAGCAGTTTCATTTTGAGACAGCACAAGATTTGTTAAAGCAGTCTGATGTTATTTTTATTGAGGATTTGGACATTAAAAATATGTCCAAAAGAAATAAACCTAAAACCGATGAGCAAGGAAAATTTCTCCCTAATAAACAAGCTCAAAAGTCAGGGATGAATAAGAGCTTTTGGGATGCTGGTCTGGGTCAATTCATTGAAATTCTGATGTACAAAGCTGAGAAAGCTGGTGCAAAAGTCATCAAAGTAAACCCAAGAGGAACCAGTCAATATTGCTCTAATTGTTTAAACAAAGTTACTAAAACTTTGTCTGATAGATGGCATTCTTGTCCTTGTGGCTGTGAACTAGATAGGGATACGAATGCTGCTATTTTAATTAAAAAGGTGGGGTTGGGTATCGCCTCACTTAAAAATGCTCGCAAGTCTATTGAAGACCCAGAGAAGCCCGCCGCATAG
- the nfi gene encoding deoxyribonuclease V (cleaves DNA at apurinic or apyrimidinic sites), producing MKINCNPAWAQTIEEAIEIQKQLRHLVIVENNLGEVRYVAGVDVGFEDNYTMTQAAVAVLSFPQLQLLESAIAQMPTTFPYIPGFLSFREIPAILKALEKLNLVPDLILCDGQGIAHPRRFGIACHLGVLIDVPTIGVAKSLLVGKHEELSPEKGSWQPLRDRGDVVGVVLRTRTNVNPVYVSVGHRISLSTAIDYVLRCTTKYRLPETTRWADKLASGKK from the coding sequence ATGAAAATTAACTGCAATCCTGCTTGGGCGCAAACCATTGAGGAAGCGATCGAGATCCAAAAGCAACTCCGACATTTAGTTATTGTAGAAAATAACTTGGGAGAGGTTCGTTATGTCGCTGGGGTAGACGTGGGATTTGAGGACAATTACACGATGACGCAAGCTGCCGTAGCCGTGTTGAGTTTTCCCCAATTGCAGTTACTCGAAAGCGCGATCGCTCAGATGCCCACGACTTTTCCTTATATTCCCGGATTCCTCTCCTTCCGGGAGATCCCCGCAATTCTAAAAGCCCTTGAAAAACTCAATCTCGTCCCCGATTTAATCCTCTGCGACGGTCAGGGCATTGCCCATCCTCGCCGCTTTGGGATTGCTTGCCATCTGGGAGTTTTAATAGATGTTCCGACGATTGGCGTGGCAAAATCTTTATTGGTGGGCAAACATGAAGAATTGTCTCCAGAAAAAGGCAGTTGGCAACCGTTGCGCGATCGCGGCGATGTCGTCGGGGTAGTCTTGCGTACCCGTACCAATGTCAACCCGGTCTATGTTTCTGTTGGACATCGTATCAGTCTGAGTACGGCGATCGATTATGTTTTGCGCTGTACGACCAAATATCGTTTGCCAGAAACCACTCGCTGGGCAGATAAATTGGCTTCGGGAAAAAAGTAA
- a CDS encoding S8 family serine peptidase — MSETQPQSLLDINGLDLGIQDNWELESGDKTVSSGRENVSFASYQLPVTNEKQQSLADNWSLVAEKGVSSLQPDGKFAPSTVIRNEPNLEPKNLVEEDFFADRVKPIYEQGKNVSSSEIVPQSNGASPLMNLSEFRADSRFAGINGQGFTVVVLDTGIDRNHPFFGPDSDKNGVADRIVAQYDFAEKDADASDRSGHGSHMSSIIASSDNQYPGVAPGANIIHLKVFEDDGGGSFQYVEEALQWVVANLDDYNIASVNLSFGDNGNYNEPIRSYGIDDEIETLAGNNVAVVTAAGNNFYTSQSDRGVMYPAADPNVISVGAVYSSDVGSVSYSNGANASSTGADRIMPISQRHKTLTSTFAPGGPIAAANADGGTMTLQGTSQAAAHVTGAIVLAQQLAVRELGRRLSVGELENLLASTGKSIIDGDDEQDNVENTGLTFKRIDMNALGKAIASMDNNNSPASAKGQFGKATSYDPLTGTNTAGARLSGEDSFLLGTGAESCFDRNGTNEEVLIDGYSSYSGIVRSNSLPVTTMDRLNESLEIVAGSLDSSAVL; from the coding sequence ATGAGTGAAACGCAACCCCAATCTCTGCTTGACATCAATGGACTGGATTTAGGAATTCAAGATAACTGGGAACTCGAGAGTGGCGACAAAACAGTTTCTAGCGGGCGGGAGAACGTTAGCTTCGCCAGTTATCAGTTACCAGTGACCAATGAAAAACAACAATCGCTCGCAGATAACTGGTCGCTAGTCGCTGAGAAAGGGGTTTCTTCGCTACAACCCGATGGAAAATTTGCTCCTTCGACAGTTATCCGTAACGAACCGAATCTAGAGCCAAAGAATTTAGTAGAAGAGGATTTTTTTGCCGATCGAGTTAAACCGATTTACGAACAGGGGAAAAACGTCTCTAGCTCGGAGATTGTACCCCAAAGCAACGGTGCCAGTCCGCTAATGAACCTCAGCGAGTTCCGCGCCGATAGTCGTTTTGCCGGAATTAACGGACAGGGGTTCACAGTAGTAGTTCTCGATACCGGAATCGACCGAAATCATCCTTTTTTCGGACCAGACAGCGACAAAAATGGCGTTGCCGATCGCATTGTGGCTCAATACGATTTTGCCGAGAAGGATGCAGATGCGAGCGATCGCAGCGGGCACGGGAGCCACATGTCGAGTATTATTGCCTCCTCGGATAACCAATATCCCGGCGTGGCACCAGGTGCAAACATCATTCACCTCAAGGTCTTTGAAGATGATGGGGGTGGCAGCTTCCAGTATGTCGAAGAAGCCTTGCAATGGGTAGTCGCCAATCTCGACGATTACAATATTGCCAGCGTCAATCTCTCTTTTGGAGATAACGGCAATTATAACGAGCCAATTCGCAGTTATGGGATTGACGATGAAATAGAAACATTGGCAGGCAACAATGTCGCCGTCGTTACGGCGGCGGGGAATAATTTTTACACTTCCCAAAGCGATCGCGGCGTGATGTATCCTGCTGCCGATCCTAACGTCATCTCGGTTGGTGCGGTCTATAGCTCGGATGTCGGCAGCGTATCCTATAGCAACGGTGCTAATGCTAGTTCTACCGGAGCGGATCGCATTATGCCCATTTCCCAGCGCCATAAAACCCTTACCTCCACCTTTGCCCCAGGCGGACCGATTGCGGCGGCTAACGCCGATGGCGGTACGATGACGCTACAAGGTACCAGTCAAGCGGCTGCTCATGTAACAGGCGCGATCGTACTTGCTCAACAGCTAGCCGTGCGGGAACTGGGACGGCGATTGAGCGTTGGCGAACTAGAGAATCTCTTAGCTTCTACAGGTAAAAGCATTATCGACGGCGACGACGAGCAAGATAACGTCGAAAATACGGGTCTTACCTTCAAGCGCATCGATATGAATGCCCTTGGCAAGGCAATTGCGAGCATGGACAATAATAACAGTCCAGCCTCAGCTAAGGGACAATTTGGTAAAGCTACCAGTTACGATCCCCTTACAGGTACTAACACGGCTGGAGCAAGGCTCTCAGGAGAGGATTCCTTCCTTCTGGGGACGGGTGCCGAGTCGTGTTTCGATCGCAATGGCACGAATGAGGAGGTTTTAATTGATGGCTATAGCAGCTATAGCGGGATCGTTCGCTCCAATAGTTTGCCTGTAACTACTATGGATAGATTGAACGAATCATTGGAGATAGTTGCTGGAAGTCTCGATAGTTCTGCTGTGCTGTAG
- a CDS encoding ABC transporter substrate-binding protein: MTTPAIDNKIPYLSSFLSKIKQFFLKWGSLLLIVFSLTACSQNTDGIITVTLSGWQSNPTERHLIEQVLKDFEVKHPDIKIDFEIITDQYMDVIKTRLIGDAAPDVFYLEAFEAPLLMSYGVLEPLDSYITAEFDLADFEPSLLEVFKYKGKLYGLPKDFSTLALFYNKQFFSQANLKTPPKTWQQLRKYSKRLTVDLNGDRRKDRYGLGITPELARQYFLMKAFGGELINRKDYASFATKKSVKGLKKIVEQYQKEQTAAQPSDVGASSDSEMFGQGKAAMVVDGNWAIPYLKETFPDLEFATAEVPSINGKKSTMAYTVAYVMNKKAKHKDAAWKLISYLTGKEGMQAWAKGGVVLPSRRSILSELGYIENPLYAPFIRGINYATIWQAGINLPTIRTHFNNQFLSALLGQQSLIKALQKAQKDANKEIQAADY, encoded by the coding sequence ATGACCACTCCTGCTATTGACAATAAAATTCCCTACCTATCTTCATTTTTGTCAAAGATTAAGCAATTTTTCCTAAAATGGGGGAGTTTATTGTTAATTGTTTTCTCTCTGACAGCCTGTAGCCAAAATACGGATGGAATAATCACCGTAACCCTAAGTGGCTGGCAAAGCAATCCCACTGAAAGACATTTGATAGAACAAGTTTTAAAAGATTTTGAAGTGAAACATCCCGATATAAAGATCGACTTTGAAATCATAACCGACCAGTATATGGATGTTATCAAGACGCGATTAATTGGCGATGCTGCGCCAGATGTTTTTTACTTAGAGGCTTTTGAAGCCCCTTTACTGATGAGTTATGGGGTTTTAGAACCTTTAGATAGCTACATTACTGCTGAGTTCGATCTAGCTGATTTTGAACCTTCTTTGCTCGAAGTGTTTAAATACAAAGGTAAACTCTATGGCTTGCCAAAAGATTTTTCTACATTAGCCCTATTTTATAACAAACAATTCTTCAGTCAAGCTAACTTGAAGACTCCTCCAAAAACTTGGCAACAGTTGCGGAAGTATTCCAAAAGACTTACTGTCGATCTTAATGGCGATCGCAGAAAAGATCGCTATGGTTTGGGAATTACGCCAGAACTCGCGCGTCAATACTTTTTAATGAAAGCGTTTGGGGGAGAATTAATCAACCGAAAAGATTACGCTAGTTTTGCAACAAAAAAGAGCGTAAAAGGGTTAAAGAAAATTGTCGAGCAATATCAAAAAGAGCAAACGGCTGCTCAACCTTCGGATGTGGGCGCAAGTTCTGATAGTGAAATGTTTGGTCAGGGAAAAGCTGCGATGGTAGTTGACGGAAATTGGGCAATTCCTTATTTAAAAGAAACCTTTCCCGATCTTGAATTTGCTACAGCTGAGGTGCCATCAATAAACGGAAAAAAAAGTACGATGGCTTATACAGTTGCTTATGTAATGAACAAAAAAGCCAAACATAAAGATGCAGCCTGGAAACTCATCTCTTATCTGACCGGAAAAGAGGGCATGCAAGCTTGGGCAAAAGGTGGAGTTGTCTTGCCAAGCCGAAGATCGATCCTATCAGAACTAGGATATATAGAAAATCCTCTTTACGCTCCTTTTATCAGAGGAATAAATTATGCAACGATATGGCAAGCTGGAATAAATTTACCGACTATTAGAACTCATTTTAATAATCAATTTTTAAGTGCTTTATTGGGTCA
- the psbQ gene encoding photosystem II protein PsbQ, producing MPRLRSILSLILILVATLLVSCSSPQATIPTTYTPEKIAQLQVLVEPVEEVRERMSELRDLIANRKWVDAGSLIHGPFGHLRQDMLNLSRSLLPKDREQATKLAKELFIHFERIDAAAKARNSEIAETQYREALRDFDAFLELIPKAG from the coding sequence ATGCCACGTCTTCGGTCTATTCTGTCTTTGATTTTGATACTGGTCGCAACCTTGTTGGTCAGTTGCTCTAGTCCCCAAGCAACTATCCCAACCACCTACACGCCAGAGAAAATCGCGCAACTTCAAGTGTTGGTAGAACCTGTGGAAGAAGTACGAGAACGGATGTCGGAACTCCGAGATCTCATTGCTAATAGAAAGTGGGTTGATGCAGGTAGTCTCATCCACGGTCCTTTCGGACACCTGCGTCAAGACATGCTGAATTTGTCCCGCAGCCTTTTACCTAAAGATCGAGAACAAGCGACTAAACTGGCTAAGGAGTTATTCATTCACTTTGAACGCATTGATGCAGCTGCTAAAGCTCGCAATTCTGAAATTGCTGAGACTCAATATCGCGAGGCCTTGAGAGACTTCGATGCCTTTTTGGAGCTTATTCCCAAAGCGGGCTAA